The sequence GCGATGCATTGTTCCTCAATGCCACTTTCTTCTCGGACTCACAGATCATATGGTCTTTGATTGCCTCGTTGACACGACATTGTAGTGAACATGCAAAGGGCAGACCACTCACACCTCAGTGCACCTGCCTACATCACCAACATAAAAAAGCGACACAGGAAACTAAATCAAACATCTGTTAGCTAGAGCATGAGGAAACTCAGGTCTGGGGATCGGAGATTGTTGTGCCTATCAACTATATCTAGTGGGAACTTCATGCCTTCATCCACCATGGTCCGCCGCGTTTTTGCCTCGGTGGACGCACTCCCATGTCCAGCGAGTAGTCTACACGAAGGTGAGCAGTGCCGCTTGACAAACTGGGCCATGGCTCCGATGGATCAAACGTTGTTGTTCCATGGACCAGAATCGCGAGACAGACAATACCGCCTATCCAAAATTGAATTGCACTCACGCCGTATGCAATGGCCCTGTCGTACTAACTGTTCACACCAATATATCTTCAATACTAGACTTTTCAGCGGAACCAAACTAAACACTTGAGCCTCCATTTTCCGAATCTCAATAGCACATGCAACGACCATGATTACTAGAATATGAGCATCGGAACCAAAACGCCCCTCTCATTTTTCTGTGCTTACTCGAGAACTGATGGAGGTGTAGATTTCCTGGCATTTGATTGTGTGTTAAATTTACAATGGTAATCACCGTTTCTTTACAACAAGGTAGTTTAAATATTTTTGATGTTTAACAATTATATTGATTTTCAATACCTTTTAACAAATTTAGTTAGTTATAAGACATTTATTAAAGATAATCATAAAGGGGCTACACACATGGGCTTATTGTGGAGTCTTTGATGCTTTCTAATCCTAAAACCGATAGTAACAGACCACGTGGCGCACGTGGTAAGCAACTCAAACTTGATGTGAAAAACACCAATGTTAACAGGTATAGATCAAGACTAAAAAGACAAACAAGTATAGATCATTTTTTATTATCTGATGACCCAATTCATCATAACTTAATTTCAATTCCAAAGTTGCTTATCACAGGTGTTGAGAGATAGGTGTAAATCAGTTTACATACATAATAATGTTGCTAGGCTTATAAAGAAAACTTTGTTGATTTACTGTTTAGTACTGTAGTTCATAACTCTCCTACTGTCCAATTCTTAGTATTTTTGTATTATCAAAAAAATAAATCTTAGTATTTTTGTAAAAAAACAAGTGAATATTGGTTTGTTGGCTGAAAATAACATAAGCGTGACAGATGCTTGTCAGTTGGTGAGAGTTTTTCCTTTTGAGACGGAGTTGTTTGTGTTGGTAACACGCCAAACGCACATCACTGACAATAAACAGCAGATGCCCCCGTCTAATCAGTGTCCCTGTCTACTCTTTAGCTTTGAAGCCTCCTCTCCTGCGCCAAAAACAAAAACCGATCAAGACACCAAAGAGCGACCCTTGCAGCGAAGCACGGCCGTGTTAAAAATACAACAAACTAGAGGGGTTAACCCGCAAAACCACCCGTCCACGCACGGTGCGCCAGGGGGCCCAAAtaaaaaacaaaacagagaaaacTCGCCGCCTCCTTgttctctcccctctctctctctccccctccgcCTCCGCCTATCGAACTCGTCGAGTGCCGCGACCGACGCACGCGCGCGCGGCGGCGAGATGAAGGTCTCCGTGAAGACGCTCAAGGGCTCCAAATTCGAGATCGAAGTGAACCCCGCGGACAAGGTACGGCCGCTCCCGCCCCGCCTCCCGATCTGTCCGTCTGTCGCCGCGAGGGTTGGCGTATCTGGGCGAGATTTAGGGTGTGGGTTGTTGGGGTTGCCCGCGGGGCTGGGTTGCCGGGCACGGTTTTCGCGCCGAGGGATTGGTGGAGCGCGCGGGGAACTGGTGAGTCGCGAGTTGTGTGCAGCGCGAGCGATGGTGCCGCGAATCCAATCTGTGGCTCGTTTGGTTGGGCTCTGCTCTGGGCGGAGCGGAGAGCAGATGCGGAGTTCGTCTAGGGTATGGCCGCGTCGATGTGTAGGTTATGATTGTTTGGCGAATATCCAGGGGTTTGGAATCTGTGAGGCTGTACTGATTGGTGTCTTACCAGATGCACAACCAAACTTGAATTCTGACCATGAACCGAAGTGTAGAAGCTAAGGGTCGCTCGGGTGTGACTTTCTCCTTACAGGCTACAGGTGTCATCTATTGTTGAACCTTTTCATTTGTGTGTGGATTTAACTCTTCAAACTGCAAGCCCCTTAGCTGCAGTATTTTAGTGGCGGCTGGAGGTCTATGGGCTATGCTGTCATAATAACTGCAGAGAATTAATTTATGCAAAATGTAGAATGTAATGCTGGATTATTTTTCTCTCTGTCTGCTAATGTGGACTCTTTGGACAGGAGCAATTGAAGCTTTAGAAATACATACATTTGTTGGCTGGTAGAAAACGAACCTTCTTTGGAATATGTGAACTTCAGTAATCGTTTTGTTGCCAAAATAGATTAGGACTATGTGACGAAGGTGGTTGTTCTTTTTGAAGTATTTTATATCAAACCCTAGGAATGGAATACTGGCATCTATCAGAGGAAAAGCAAAATTGGAGTCAGTATTGGAGATAAGGTTCCGGCTGGCCACATCTTTTTTATCTGTGGACTGTAGCTACCTTTTCTTGGTATGAATGTGCAAGTGCAGTTGCAGTACATAGCGTAGCAACAGAAAGGGAAGGGGCGTTATTAACTAGTTACTGTATTGCTACTTAAaattttgtttctcatgtattgTCTATCACTAGTGAAGCAAATAATAAAGAAATATTTGGGTTGACTAACTGAAATGAGATAATATTTATATGATAACACATGGCATCACTTTATGTGCAACCCCCTTATGGGTGGCCCATTATGGGTCACGACATGAGTAAACAAACCGTGACGTTTGACGTTTCACAGTATTGATGCCCAAGTTACTGAATTAGCATACCAAACACAAGTTACATCCGACTTTGTTTTCAAATACAGATACACCACTTGTAAACTATTTGCATGACGTTGCTAAATGCTAGTGCATTTGCTAGCTAGCCAACGGCAGGCGCATGCAGTCACTAACTAACCAAGGATCTTTGCCAAACAATCATAGGTGTACTGCGGTCTTTGCCGTGTGGTTACATGGTATGGGGTTATGTAGCCTTTAGATTCTACCAGCATGGTAGAATCATAGGTCGGCCTTTGCCAAACAACCGTAGGTGTAAAGATATGGGGTCTTTGCAGTGTGGTTTCATGGTATGCGGTTACGTAACCTTTAGATTCTACCAGCATGTGAATTCCTGGTTCTTTGGATTCTGTGCAATCGGAATGCTGTAACTTTGTAATTGATTCATTGATTCAGGTTTCTGATGTAAAGAAGCTCATTGAGAGTTCACAAGGGCAGAATGTGTACCCAGCTGATCAACAAATGCTCATTTACCAAGGGTCAGTTCTTAAGGATGAGACTACGTTGGAGGAAAACAAAGTTGTTGAAAACAACTTTCTTGTGATAATGCTTAGACAGGTACGCATCCTGCTTGATACTAGTTTATATATGTCGTAAAATTATGGAGTAGCATAGCAATGCTTAGAATGATAAAAAATCATAACAATACCTTGTGCATTGGAAGTATTTGTTTCGGATATCAAGATCTTGACCTCTTGGAACGTAATGAAATTCAGTGTTTATTGGAATTGTCTTAAAAGGTGTAGGTGTTTCTATTGCTGATCCTAGTTTTTGTATAAACTTCGTTTTAGTATGGCTACAACCTAGAGTTGCTTCAGGACTGTTTCTATTAACTGATTATAAGATAGATTATTGTTATTATTCCTTCTGACTCTTGACCTTTCACAGAATAAAGGCTCATCAAGTGCAGCTCCAGCTAAATCCAAGGAACCCTCAAATCAGGTGAGTTGGAACTTGATTACACTGATATAGGTTACTCACCGCTACCACTAATGTCTCTTTTTGTTCTTTTGGCGCAAAAAATTCTTTCACCTGTACCATATATCCAAAACTTTGTCATGATTCTCTGGGAGTTATTTGCAGACAGAACCTTTTGCCATATTTTTTCACTGAAACTATGATGGTACAGTTTAAGTTCGTTGTTTCTTTAATTGGCAGAGATAGTTAAACTCTGAGACTACTATATAGTAGAATTAGAATGGCAGATTTTACGAAGTTCTCAACTATGAACTCCTGGCTCGACGTATTTTTGTCATCTGTTTGTGTTTTTTTTCTGGTTAAGTCAAATTTCTCATTTCCTCACAAAAAATATATACTACGTACTATATATGACTTGCATTTATGTGTTTTCTATTGGTGAGATTCTACTTTTTGACCCACATTTATTATGCAGGCACCCCCTACTCAGACAGTGCCTGCTACTCCTGCCTCTCAAGCACCAGCCACACCAGCACCTCAAGCAGTGGCTGCGCCAGCACCTATGTGAGTTTTACTCATATTAAAAAAACTGATTTGATATTTTTAGGTGTATTCTGTTGTGTTCAGGTTTTTTTGGTCTCTTTAAAGATAATTTTTGTATATAAAATACCGCCTTGCCATTTTAAATGACATGCCATGAGATGCACAATTCTGTATTTCTTCTTTATCAGTCACAGAAGATGTGATATTTTAATATCTTGGCATAGTTCCTTTTTAACTTCAGCAGGAGTCTCAAAAGTTTGCTAGTAAATGATAGCTTCCTATCATCGATTTGTAATTTTGCATTATTATTGTTATGCTATATGGCTAGTGGTTGTTGGCAGCTAGATAACCCTATCCTTACCTTTATTGACGTAGTGTACCTGTTAGTGCTCCTGGTCCAGCTGCCACCGCCTCCCCAGCTCCTGCTGTTGCTGTCTCGTGAGTTGATTTATGTTTTTTATTTCATCTTATTTTGATTTGTAATCTCAATTGTATTTTCTATTTCAAGAAGTTATATTACTTCCTCTTAACCCATTTGACATGATCTTTACTACCATCATTTGTACAGCACTGAAGCAGAAACTTATGGTCAGGCTGCTTCAAACCTTGTCGCGGGAGGCACCCTAGAGGCAACAATTCAGTCAATTCTTGAAATGGGCGGTGGAACATGGGACAGAGACACTGTGCTGCGTGCCCTACGTGCTGCATTCAACAACCCGGAGCGGGCTGTTGAGTATTTATATTCTGTAAGAAGATATCCTCCCTTAGTTTGGTTATGACTCAACTTTCTTCAATATATACAAATAACTAGTGCAGTGAACACATcatgtcttgcttacaaatgagtAGATGACTAGATTATATGATTAGGTGTCTTTTACAAACTTGGCTGTCTTTGAATCTATGTAATATGTACTACAGGAAATGCATGTTGAAACAACTTATATTGCAGATCTCTTGGCTATACAACTAATACCCTTTGATTTTTAATGTAGGGTATTCCTGAGCCGATGGAGATTCCTGCACCACCACCAAGTGCCCAGCCAGCTGATCCTGCCCAGGTTTCACAAGCAGCTCAACCTGCAGTTGCCTCTTCTGGTCCTAATGCTAGCCCCTTGGACCTCTTCCCTCAagtactctctctccctctctctctctccccctctgtgGTGCGTTCATCTCCTTTACATATTTTTAACACTTGCCCTTTGTACCTTGCAGGCCCTGCCAAATGCTTCAGCAAATGCTGCTGGTGAAGGAAATCTGGATGTTCTACGAAACAATGCACAGTTCCGAAGCTTACTTTCTTTAGTGCAGGCCAACCCTCAAATCTTACAGGTACATATCATGTTGTTGCTCTTTCTCCTGTGTCAAGTAGTCTACTTATGACAGTTGACTAACAGGATCATTTTTCTTACAGCCATTGCTTCAAGAGCTGGGAAAGCAAAACCCTCAGATTTTGCAGCTGATTCAGGACAACCAAGCAGAGTTCCTTCGTTTAATCAATGAGCCAGCTGAGGGTGATGAAGACGAGTATGAATTTTTTTCCATCTCCGTGACGTTTTACTTTGGGCTTTTTTGCATGTTGCTTGACAATCTCATACTTGCTGAACCAGGAATCTCCTGGAGCAGTTTGCTGAGGGAGTGCCCCAGACCATAGCTGTCACtcctgaggagaatgaagctatactTCGTGTAAGCTCATAGATCTTGAGAAAGTTTCTCCACAACTGCCCGCATCTGCATTTCCATGTACTTTGATATGCTTATTTGTGGCACCATGAAAAAACCTCACTGCAGTTTGCATATGCAGCTTGAAGGAATGGGCTTTGACCGGGCGCTTGTTCTGGAGGTGTTCTTTGCCTGCAACAAGGATGAGACCCTGGCCGCAAACTACCTGTTAGACCACATGAACGAGTTCGACGATGGAGCGCCGCAGTAAGACAAGCAGGTTGTTTCTGAATACATGCACAAGCCCATGGGAACAGGGTGTGGGGAGACTGATACTCCTGCACTCGCAGGGCAGGCCTTAGAGATCTTTTTGAGATTTTGTCTCGTCCTTTAGTTTGTAATTCTTTTCTGCCTTGCTATTAGTACATACTCTAGATTGTCTTTAAATGTTAATTCACAGACTTAACGACAGCGTATAAAAAGTTACCTGCAGCGTGGAACCCACCGGGTGGCCTATGTGTGGGATTGAGCCCGTTCTTGTTGCCGTTACCTGCAGCGCCTATATTTGGCTCTCTTCTCTTGGCATGCTTTGATCAGCGCCTATATTTGGCTCTCTTCTCTTGGCATGCTTTGATCGCTAGTGTTAGTTATGACTGGCCTACAGGGGATTATCGACTTTGTCTAAATTTGTTTTGCACATTAAGAAAAAGCGCCTGTTGGGGCATACAGAGGCCACCGCTTGCAAGCAGACTGAAACATTGCTCGCAACAAAACAAGCTTGTAGTTGTGTAATAACGTATGCAGTTCCAAATTCGTGAAATCACTATTCTTCCATTTCCGGAGAGTCTAGCTCGGCGGACCGACCTTGAACCCCTTTCCCTAGGTAAATTGTCTCCTTGGAGTCTTGCACGGTGAAGAACCCCACCGTTGTCATGCCCATCTCAGTCGAGAAATCGCATATTTGCCACTTTGAGCATGTGGCCTCGCAATAATGCCACACACAAGATGGGCATGACAAAAATGCCACTCAGCTCGTGGAAAAGGGTGGCCAAACGTCTTGTCTAGGTCTCAACCGCGACGTTTGAGAACTTTTATTGTTGGAAAAAGGGTGGAGGAGCAGTGCCGCCGCGCTAGAGGAGAGGGATGCTCGCAGTGGCAGGGGATTTGGCGCGGGTGGAACCATGGCtctgtgatgtagggtggaactctatgtggacgatctttcacgtttggagtggatcctacggggaaacacgaagaacgcacggaagaacacgaggaaatcacggggaggaacgaggaaaaacactcaaccaacaaggaatcggtcacataagtgctagatcaaagaacacaaagagatacacgagatccaaagtcaacaaaggtaaggatacataggtaaccaatcttctccgtgaggaggccttgaaatccacgaggggatcttcccacgagggggtcttgaatccgataggatcttctccgaggaggccgtggtctctcacgaggaggagatccggtggatgagcgaagctctatctctaattgagctaaatcaacgctaaatctaactaggaggaggtggaggagtatatatagtctagggccacgaaggggtaagtgaaggggtacatgggctgcggcccaacacactgtgcgcagacaggcgtcggacgtccggagggttccggttgtccggaggctcgggaaggtccggacgtccggtgctcttCAGACTTccatagattcggctcgggtgcgcTTCGGTCGGACGTCTGGAGGGGGCCGGTTGTCCGGAGGCTCGCGGGGTCTCGGACGTCCGGAGTTCTTCGGATGTCCGCAGATTCGGTTCGGTGGTCGCTGGCACGGTCGTCCggagggggccggtcgtccggagcatgggagtcgtcggacgttcggtcctggtcggacgtccgaCCGTTGTAGCTtcgggcagcttcttctcttggtccttatacttggtgtcctcgccgtcttgtccatggtcttcctccttgttcctggtcatgcatagcacatatatatgaggtagtaaccatgtctcacatgtgggaagtgaaggttcgaagaggagcgagttcaccttgtgtccaatggcgtatagttgaggtctcgtcataagtcctcttagggtttggagagtagtcggagtgtacatggggatgaacgtgggatgctccgcatcatccccccttgggaaagatccgacctcggatcgtgatcctggtcaccatggaaacggttgtcggggatgaacttgtagttggacggagttgaagacatggcgcaatccaagtagtccaaggtgtcgccggagtgatagacatgcaaaaagagcaaacacaagcaacactcgggaatacaatggttagcgcacacaaagtgtccatcatgtaagaatgagtccgtgcagcaagattggtcgtgacaaagcgcatgaagcttatcaagatgatctagaatgagatgcaaagcattcatgggaacaaaagcatggtgcacaaagcgacaaattctaccattgtgcaaaatgatgtcatagagagacggttcatcaatagcatgaatatggtaatggatgctcaatatgattatgttatcatgcaattgatgatagGCAATATGATCacgatgtatgaatatgccatcaagaaaaatcacaacaaatttgctaaggaaatgcacaagctcatatatcatggatgacatggaaatagatgcaacaagacaagcataatgtgagtcaatccatgcatagagTGCAAACTTGTGGtcagtatgatatgtccatcgagcatgacatgtatgagcacaatcaacaaatgtggaggtgttggtgtaccaaagctcgatgtcgaggcatgagtggagtttcgaaggtgcatccaacaAGTGCGAGCGCTCCTTAATGTGAAGGCCCATGTAGCCAATATCCAATGccgctcctccgttcacgagatgtatcatgtagacaacaagaaggaaacaataatgaaagagtgacccatccaatatgcgtatttgaggatggctcaaagagaaggagttcacctcaagaaatttcccaaagatgttggagttgtacatcatgtatgccttcacataaccaacatgtcgcataacggcaccgccttgtgaatcctccaaaatgaaagaacatgacaaacacttggaaaaacaaatgaggttagcggacatgcaaaacctatcattcgagtggtaatatacccaacaagtgtatgcaatatgctcatcataagaaggtacaagggagcatttcatagtatggaggcatatgatgcgagaacaaccaaatataagaggctcaatcaaacaatcatgcatcacaagtaaagtgtccaagtctccaagatcaataagcatagcaagttggcactcaatacaaggtgatatgagagatgcaactaatggagacaagaggcaatggtcatgacaaatcaagtgagaggcatccacatctatgtcatcaacccaagaaagtaagcaatagtggaacatgggtgatgcaacatagcaagcaatcatagcgatcaagtcaagcatgctagtagtgcaaagatgcaacatactagaagaaatcatggcaagcatgtcatgtgtgcaaatagtgggcatgaataattcacatttcatagcacaagcatgaaaagaagatatgaggaaagtaggttcatggtgttggcaagaagtcctatgtaaatagcaatgtaacatcatgactctcccaacacaagaattaacaatagcatgaggcacatgataaacatggcataagcaacaaggatctccaccaagcatgcaaatacacatagggtcaatcatgggtagatgcaagcaagggtcacaattgcatggcaaaggcatagaagcaagtataacatgcaaagtgaagacGGTAAAATGAACATAAGTGAAAAaatggtatatagcccatagccgtgtgagagccaagtagaagaggtgcgcgtagtccttgcgcgaagggaacggtggaaaggatagtccacgggatcccaaagcatcgttgctctcaagagctcatttcgtcaactcttgggattaagaggttgacgattatacatgagtacctacacaaaacagacaaaggaaaaattgtgtgtgcatgatatatgtacacatcatccatcatgatgcgcacgtgcatgtgtcggttagcacaaaatagccaatgctcaaataaacgagatgcatgatatagaaacatgtcatccatcatgagaggtttgttattatgtactccctccgtcccaaaatacttgtcggagaaatgaataaaaatggatgtatctaaaactaagatatatctagatacatccattccttcgacaagtattttcggacggagggagtatgtcataatggagactcaaaggatgtaatgcatcatgagaaatatctagagcattgttattcatggaatgcatatggtgtacactatcatgggaatcatgcaaagtatgaaatgcatcaagatctcgtaatatgtatgaggaaactatgggggtctcctcatgagcatgagtagcaacatcacatggagaatattgacaacatccacaacaatgcatatttggaacaatgtgatcatggtatggcatagtagatgaattgcgcaaatcatatAAAGGAAGCATGGAtatatcatcacaagaaaagcaaaagccaatgaccatcatctcgtcatctatgccataagtgcaaatgggattgattttaatgggcatgaatagttactatgttgagattgaaatgaggcaatatgggagatctcactcatagcatctgacaagttcaaaggattgtcaaacatgatgtgaccaaaagaattttcacatgatatcctatggagcatagcatcacaactaggcaactcaacatgctcatcatcatattcatcataaataggtaagtcaaggcatgaagaagtctcactagcatgaagcatgggaataggtgggtcaacatcatgggagcaatcgatgtcaagagagtccactagtgggacaagagaagcaccatcacctatgttacctttggagcgtctctcatgtgttgtaggtgaggtgttgaagatcgtctcgttgtcatcttcatcttgatggaaccatgtggggggggggtgcatcatcgtccaccatggccatcggtttttccattggagggatggactcgtcgaggataggcatgtcgtcatgtaggacacctagcaccaaagaagcaaacacactaggagtagaggttaa comes from Triticum aestivum cultivar Chinese Spring chromosome 5B, IWGSC CS RefSeq v2.1, whole genome shotgun sequence and encodes:
- the LOC123111926 gene encoding probable ubiquitin receptor RAD23 isoform X1, translating into MKVSVKTLKGSKFEIEVNPADKVSDVKKLIESSQGQNVYPADQQMLIYQGSVLKDETTLEENKVVENNFLVIMLRQNKGSSSAAPAKSKEPSNQAPPTQTVPATPASQAPATPAPQAVAAPAPIVPVSAPGPAATASPAPAVAVSTEAETYGQAASNLVAGGTLEATIQSILEMGGGTWDRDTVLRALRAAFNNPERAVEYLYSGIPEPMEIPAPPPSAQPADPAQVSQAAQPAVASSGPNASPLDLFPQALPNASANAAGEGNLDVLRNNAQFRSLLSLVQANPQILQPLLQELGKQNPQILQLIQDNQAEFLRLINEPAEGDEDENLLEQFAEGVPQTIAVTPEENEAILRLEGMGFDRALVLEVFFACNKDETLAANYLLDHMNEFDDGAPQ
- the LOC123111926 gene encoding probable ubiquitin receptor RAD23 isoform X2, whose protein sequence is MKVSVKTLKGSKFEIEVNPADKVSDVKKLIESSQGQNVYPADQQMLIYQGSVLKDETTLEENKVVENNFLVIMLRQNKGSSSAAPAKSKEPSNQAPPTQTVPATPASQAPATPAPQAVAAPAPIAPGPAATASPAPAVAVSTEAETYGQAASNLVAGGTLEATIQSILEMGGGTWDRDTVLRALRAAFNNPERAVEYLYSGIPEPMEIPAPPPSAQPADPAQVSQAAQPAVASSGPNASPLDLFPQALPNASANAAGEGNLDVLRNNAQFRSLLSLVQANPQILQPLLQELGKQNPQILQLIQDNQAEFLRLINEPAEGDEDENLLEQFAEGVPQTIAVTPEENEAILRLEGMGFDRALVLEVFFACNKDETLAANYLLDHMNEFDDGAPQ